The Romeriopsis navalis LEGE 11480 genome segment CGAGCCAATCATCACGCCATCAGCACCACAGGCAATACATTTGCAGATGTCGCCACCGGTGACTAACCCGCCGTCGGCAATGATCGGCACATACTTACCACTGGCCTGTTCAAAGTCGTCACGGGCGGCGGCGCAGTCGGCAACTGCGGTTGCCTGTGGAATCCCGACGCCGAGGACGCCACGGGAGGTACAAGCTGCACCCGGTCCGATACCAACCATAATCGCCGCCGCACCGGCTTTAAGCAATTGCATGGTGACTTCGTAGGTAACACAGTTCCCCAGCACCACGGGAATTGGCATGTCGGCGCAGAATTTTTCCAGATTCAGCGGTTCAATCCCTTCGGGAGCAATGTGTTCTGTGGAGACAACGGTGCCTTGGACAAAGAACATATCCGCACCGGCGGCGGCGGCCACTTGGCCAAATTTGGCGGCGGCAACGGGGGTGCCACTCACGGCGGCAATGCCCCCGGCGGATTTGATTTCCTGAATACGTTGTTTGATTAACGTTTCTTTAATCGGTTCAGCGTAAAGCTCCTGCATGAGGCCAACAAATTCATCTTTGCCCACCGAGGCAATGCGATCGAGAATTGGGTTGGGATCAGCGTAGCGCGTTTGAATGCCTTCAATGTTGATTACACCCATGGCACCGAGTTTCGCAATCTCGATCGCCATTTTCACATCGACCACACCATCCATGGCACTGGCGATAATTGGAATTTCACGGGTGACACCACCAATGGTCCAACTGGTGTCAATCACCCTTGGGTCAACGGTACGTGTGCCTGGGACAAGTGCGATTTCGTCGATGCCGTAGGCTCGCCGGGCACTTTTGCCTTTGCCAATTTGAATGTCCACTATTTCAGATTCCCCAAGACTATTTGGAATAGGTTATCAAATTTGGGGCGCGATTTGTGTGGCCGGTCGGTGCGTAGAAAAAACCTTGTGGGCGGGAAGTTCATCCCATTTTGTGGGACTCGTTTGATAGGATGGAAATCCGCCCTTGATCATTGAGTAATCATTACCCATAGCAATCAAGTTTTAACTACTGAAAGTAATTTAATAATGACGTTTTCGCCTGCTGACTTACAAACATATGCGCTCTGGATTGCCTATGCCGGTGC includes the following:
- a CDS encoding GuaB3 family IMP dehydrogenase-related protein; this translates as MDIQIGKGKSARRAYGIDEIALVPGTRTVDPRVIDTSWTIGGVTREIPIIASAMDGVVDVKMAIEIAKLGAMGVINIEGIQTRYADPNPILDRIASVGKDEFVGLMQELYAEPIKETLIKQRIQEIKSAGGIAAVSGTPVAAAKFGQVAAAAGADMFFVQGTVVSTEHIAPEGIEPLNLEKFCADMPIPVVLGNCVTYEVTMQLLKAGAAAIMVGIGPGAACTSRGVLGVGIPQATAVADCAAARDDFEQASGKYVPIIADGGLVTGGDICKCIACGADGVMIGSPFARAAEAPGRGFHWGMATPSPVLPRGTRIKVGTTGSLKQILRGPAGLDDGTHNLLGALQTSMGTLGASTIKEMQQVNVVIAPSLLTEGKVYQKAQQLGMGK